From one Oceanimonas doudoroffii genomic stretch:
- a CDS encoding 2-keto-4-pentenoate hydratase has translation MEQQVQQQQQIQQAVARVLAAYESGTQFEAGEGPKTVQQAYAIQDGVARHLWPAERTHCWKVGSPNRDTEPYSAPIPPQKVYDSGESLNGADFHMIGIEAELAFRVTQALPVRAQAYNGQEVRAALGELCVTLELVDTRLREWQQTSALWRLADNQISGGLVVGSGIEDWQDRDLALQPVQLTVNGEVLADKSGGHPLGDPTMLLTWAVNHLVARNQGLQPGDLITTGSWTGMKFIEPCADIRAVFPGIGGVALSIA, from the coding sequence ATGGAACAACAAGTACAACAGCAACAACAGATTCAGCAGGCGGTGGCCCGGGTGCTGGCCGCTTACGAGAGCGGGACCCAGTTCGAGGCCGGTGAGGGGCCGAAAACCGTGCAGCAGGCCTACGCCATTCAGGATGGCGTGGCCCGCCACCTGTGGCCGGCCGAGCGCACGCACTGCTGGAAGGTGGGGTCCCCCAACCGGGATACCGAACCCTACAGTGCGCCCATTCCGCCCCAGAAGGTGTATGACAGCGGTGAGAGCCTTAATGGCGCCGATTTTCACATGATTGGTATCGAGGCGGAGCTGGCCTTTCGAGTCACCCAGGCCCTGCCGGTGCGTGCCCAGGCCTACAACGGGCAGGAAGTGCGCGCGGCGCTGGGCGAGCTGTGCGTGACCCTGGAGCTGGTGGATACCCGGCTGCGAGAATGGCAGCAAACCAGTGCCCTGTGGCGACTGGCCGACAACCAGATCAGCGGCGGCCTGGTGGTGGGCAGCGGCATTGAAGACTGGCAGGACCGGGATCTGGCGCTGCAGCCGGTGCAGCTGACCGTGAACGGCGAGGTGCTGGCGGACAAAAGCGGCGGTCATCCCCTGGGCGACCCCACCATGCTGCTGACCTGGGCGGTCAATCATCTGGTGGCGCGCAACCAGGGGCTTCAGCCTGGCGATCTGATCACCACCGGCAGCTGGACCGGCATGAAGTTTATCGAGCCCTGCGCCGATATTCGGGCGGTGTTCCCCGGCATTGGCGGGGTAGCCCTGTCTATCGCATAA
- a CDS encoding amidase, whose amino-acid sequence MAAQPDVTQSWRLGALELAAAYAAGTLTPLAVVEALGERIARLNPELNAFITFNPAAAEEAAAATARWAEGRPLSPLDGVPLTVKDHLNTQGLATTWGNRALAGNIASEDELAVSRCRAAGLVILGKTNVPEFTLEGYTDNPLFGVTRNPWNPALTPGGSSGGAVAALAAGLGPLALGTDGGGSIRRPASHTGLVGLKPSIGAVARVGSLPQVMLDFEVVGPLARSAADAEALYRIISGPDVRDPASWRTRPEAPAGKLRIHYVPRFGDQPLHAEIAGNVEQALAVFARQGHQVTRGELPFSLEPVDKFWPMLGAAAVAAIFRAFPETEPEAAGRFRDMAGQGRQLSASDYLCGLDGIRRFRRTVAEAFVDIDIIVTPSAAALPWPAEQPYPGEIDGRPVGPRGHAIYTGWVNACGHPAINLPAAPSAAGLPIGFQLVAGMSQDELLLRLAADYERESGRGWQWPALAETK is encoded by the coding sequence CCTGATGTAACCCAAAGCTGGCGCCTCGGCGCCCTTGAGCTGGCGGCGGCTTATGCCGCCGGCACCCTGACCCCGCTGGCGGTGGTCGAGGCGCTGGGCGAGCGTATCGCCCGGCTCAACCCTGAGCTTAATGCATTTATCACTTTTAACCCGGCGGCCGCTGAGGAAGCGGCCGCCGCCACCGCGCGCTGGGCCGAGGGCCGGCCCCTGAGCCCGTTGGATGGCGTGCCGCTGACGGTCAAGGATCACCTCAACACGCAAGGGCTGGCCACTACCTGGGGTAACCGGGCCCTGGCCGGCAATATCGCTAGCGAAGACGAGCTGGCGGTGTCCCGCTGCCGGGCCGCCGGGCTGGTGATCCTGGGCAAGACTAACGTGCCCGAGTTCACCCTGGAAGGCTATACCGACAACCCCCTGTTCGGCGTGACCCGTAACCCCTGGAACCCGGCGCTGACCCCCGGCGGCTCCAGCGGCGGCGCGGTGGCGGCCCTGGCCGCCGGCCTGGGGCCACTGGCGCTGGGCACCGACGGCGGCGGCTCCATTCGCCGGCCGGCGTCTCATACCGGCCTGGTGGGGCTCAAGCCTTCCATCGGTGCCGTGGCCCGGGTCGGCAGCCTGCCTCAGGTGATGCTCGACTTTGAAGTAGTGGGGCCGCTGGCCCGCAGTGCCGCTGATGCCGAAGCCCTGTATCGCATTATCAGTGGCCCCGATGTGCGGGACCCGGCGTCCTGGCGCACTCGTCCCGAGGCACCGGCCGGCAAGCTTCGCATTCACTATGTGCCCCGTTTTGGTGACCAGCCCTTGCATGCCGAGATTGCCGGGAACGTGGAGCAGGCGCTGGCGGTGTTTGCGCGCCAGGGCCATCAAGTTACCCGGGGTGAGCTGCCGTTTTCCCTTGAGCCGGTGGACAAGTTCTGGCCCATGCTGGGTGCTGCGGCGGTGGCGGCCATTTTCCGTGCCTTTCCCGAAACCGAGCCCGAGGCCGCCGGGCGTTTTCGCGATATGGCCGGGCAGGGCAGGCAACTGTCGGCCTCCGATTATCTGTGTGGCCTGGACGGCATTCGCCGCTTTCGCCGTACCGTGGCCGAGGCCTTTGTTGATATCGACATCATCGTCACGCCCTCGGCGGCGGCCCTGCCCTGGCCGGCGGAGCAACCTTATCCGGGCGAGATTGACGGCCGGCCGGTGGGCCCCCGGGGTCACGCCATTTATACCGGCTGGGTCAATGCCTGCGGCCATCCGGCCATCAATTTGCCGGCGGCGCCCTCGGCGGCTGGCCTGCCTATCGGCTTTCAGCTGGTGGCCGGAATGAGCCAGGATGAGCTGCTGCTGCGGCTGGCGGCGGACTATGAACGGGAAAGTGGACGGGGCTGGCAATGGCCGGCGCTGGCAGAAACCAAATAA